One window of Tenacibaculum maritimum NCIMB 2154 genomic DNA carries:
- a CDS encoding Ig-like domain-containing protein has product MYTKSVKILLGLLFISCFKLTAQELLKPEFVGFKHACAKGSFNDFKITVEKTASFGGDNIFYIELSNANGLFNDPNDPLKSIKTIPGENGAGLLSTSFQVPPDTFGRGFKLRIRSTSPEKFSPESDVFQAYDMFPGPTMVLNDFKDAVVCEGGSYEMKLNTTKKGSYQWFKDNVFFVTTEEPKLTVTEEGRYQARVDYGACGKVQSTVSSLTVVDASQSEIKGGSPVQICANETHVFEATVKNDTYTYTWYKDGQQVSSSSSHTYETPSTNQFGTYYLEVGVQGCVSRSSNVILEPKTAASFEVTTSGPLETLLLPNETKELCISHTAPATAKIQWYRNGNSLASKEQLCMNATESGCYYAIVTDASSDCSVEKKSEEYCLVDAKSFKPVIRADLNYEGCKSTKVELSIVGVDGVGVNDKEYPLSKEQIDVLDKQWYKDNELIAGEIEDKIIIDSYEKNGAYSLEVSSRGILGKSNVLNVLLTIEDPEITSSSLSNALCENDKITLKVAPVVAGFTYEWFKDGEDTPISVADPSTLEVGEVGEYELVVSGFGCEKRLEKIKIVKFDEGVINVTPSGVIVMDSSGTVIVTASGADSYEWFDDKNNLLSSTEKLEVNKIGFYILQARVGNCLVTKKIEVVEDDGKKIVPNIVSPTNGDGINDTWEIPNRFAYHTNVQIQIYDSKGKKVLETVDYQNDWPTEDLGTQKIFYYRIIKDALVVKAGTISVLD; this is encoded by the coding sequence ATGTATACTAAAAGCGTAAAAATACTTTTAGGGCTGTTGTTTATAAGCTGTTTTAAATTAACAGCTCAGGAGCTGTTAAAACCCGAGTTTGTAGGGTTTAAACATGCTTGTGCAAAAGGTAGTTTTAATGATTTTAAAATAACGGTAGAAAAAACAGCTAGTTTTGGTGGTGATAATATCTTTTATATAGAATTGTCAAATGCAAATGGATTATTTAATGACCCTAATGATCCTTTGAAGAGTATAAAAACGATTCCTGGAGAAAACGGAGCAGGGCTATTGTCAACTTCTTTCCAAGTGCCTCCCGATACTTTTGGAAGGGGGTTTAAGTTAAGGATAAGATCCACTTCTCCTGAAAAATTTAGTCCTGAATCAGATGTCTTCCAAGCATATGATATGTTTCCAGGACCTACAATGGTACTTAATGATTTCAAGGACGCTGTTGTTTGTGAAGGAGGGAGTTACGAAATGAAGTTGAACACTACAAAAAAAGGATCTTATCAATGGTTTAAAGATAATGTATTCTTTGTAACGACTGAAGAACCTAAGTTAACAGTTACTGAGGAAGGGAGGTACCAAGCTAGGGTAGATTATGGAGCTTGTGGAAAAGTTCAGTCAACAGTTTCGTCATTAACGGTTGTTGATGCTTCACAATCAGAAATAAAAGGAGGAAGCCCAGTTCAAATATGTGCTAATGAAACACATGTTTTTGAAGCAACGGTAAAAAATGATACATATACATATACATGGTATAAGGATGGTCAGCAAGTGTCTTCTTCAAGTTCACATACTTATGAAACGCCTAGCACCAATCAATTTGGGACCTATTATTTAGAAGTAGGTGTTCAAGGTTGTGTTAGCAGATCTTCTAATGTTATTTTAGAACCCAAAACAGCAGCTAGTTTTGAGGTTACTACATCAGGGCCTCTGGAAACGTTACTTCTTCCTAATGAAACTAAAGAGTTGTGTATTTCGCATACAGCCCCCGCAACTGCAAAAATACAATGGTATAGGAATGGAAATTCATTGGCATCTAAAGAGCAGTTATGTATGAATGCTACAGAATCTGGTTGCTACTATGCAATTGTTACAGATGCTTCTTCAGATTGTTCTGTAGAAAAAAAGTCAGAAGAATATTGTTTAGTTGATGCAAAGTCATTTAAGCCAGTAATTCGCGCAGATCTAAACTATGAAGGTTGTAAATCTACTAAGGTAGAGTTGAGTATTGTAGGAGTTGATGGAGTAGGAGTTAATGATAAGGAGTATCCATTGTCCAAGGAACAAATAGACGTATTAGATAAGCAATGGTACAAAGACAATGAATTGATTGCAGGAGAAATAGAGGATAAGATTATTATTGATTCTTACGAGAAAAACGGTGCATATTCTTTAGAGGTTAGTAGTAGAGGGATACTAGGTAAGTCTAATGTTTTGAACGTATTGCTAACAATAGAAGATCCAGAAATAACTTCTTCCTCACTTTCAAATGCTTTGTGTGAGAATGATAAAATAACGTTAAAAGTAGCTCCTGTTGTAGCAGGCTTCACCTATGAATGGTTTAAGGATGGAGAGGATACACCTATCTCAGTAGCAGATCCATCAACGTTAGAAGTAGGTGAAGTAGGAGAATATGAATTGGTGGTTTCAGGATTTGGTTGCGAGAAAAGACTAGAAAAGATTAAGATAGTGAAGTTTGATGAAGGGGTTATCAATGTAACTCCCTCTGGAGTTATTGTAATGGATTCATCCGGTACTGTTATAGTTACCGCTAGTGGGGCTGACAGTTATGAGTGGTTTGATGATAAAAATAATTTATTATCAAGTACCGAAAAATTAGAAGTTAATAAGATAGGATTTTATATATTGCAGGCTCGTGTGGGAAACTGTTTGGTAACAAAAAAGATAGAGGTAGTGGAAGATGATGGAAAGAAAATTGTTCCTAATATAGTTTCTCCAACTAATGGGGATGGTATAAATGATACATGGGAAATTCCTAATAGATTCGCTTATCATACAAATGTACAGATACAAATTTATGACTCTAAAGGGAAAAAAGTATTGGAGACAGTTGATTACCAGAATGATTGGCCAACGGAAGATTTAGGAACTCAAAAGATTTTTTATTATCGAATTATAAAGGACGCTTTAGTAGTAAAGGCAGGTACCATTTCGGTTTTAGATTAA
- a CDS encoding PorP/SprF family type IX secretion system membrane protein, with product MRKKITIYVALLFVVLAKTLVNAQNFNSFTSRNFMKMNGFLTVPTFSILGEDKTTATAIVRNSNVAFEDNPRLYLGTYSGKMREQVGAGIAIYQREVGVFKDFGAVANYAQGLRFSDKGNITIGFNFLYTRRSADGVKVNSEKEDPLVANFQDIPIVNFQPALTLSMGKIAIGVFFEDLLDYNLKKNEMATSFSDKTYSAHVLYIYDFEGKKGLFEGASVRTLGVARKSIDGFGFAGNLLLDLPKIGWLRGGYDKDNGISAGLGVNLSDRLSIGFTYEKGNIAATNEVGLTYTFTKTRSSSRRVKRRVSGNIEITLPKNTSPIKKEPIYENPEHYDLSDEILRTQDSIAILNEKVEEILKLLKNQPKQVEVIREIKSVPVVVKNEEKDTSLKRRNNTPWREKMVTRGGGSGGTMYYIAVDQFRSKENAEALVDRSKRFKIEAKLVQDPKTELYYVYIDKFAKKEDAEEKVEEFNDKTRMHENDSSDDLAIQIKKTYKDPVYVVEITFEDSESGSYKEPKKQGPAKVRRMKREGDMEEGYYLVVNVFSKKPYADKFIDELRSDNIDADYFINPITGYMHAYIFKTNDRSEVIRLYKNNLNNSYYDTKSIIYVK from the coding sequence ATGAGAAAAAAGATTACTATATATGTAGCACTATTATTTGTTGTACTCGCAAAGACTCTAGTTAATGCGCAAAACTTTAATAGCTTTACATCACGTAACTTTATGAAAATGAATGGTTTCTTAACAGTGCCTACTTTTTCTATTTTGGGAGAAGATAAAACTACTGCTACAGCTATCGTAAGGAATAGCAACGTAGCGTTTGAAGACAATCCAAGATTGTATCTAGGTACTTATTCTGGTAAAATGAGAGAGCAGGTAGGGGCAGGAATAGCCATTTATCAAAGGGAGGTTGGGGTATTTAAAGACTTTGGAGCAGTTGCAAATTACGCACAAGGATTACGATTTAGTGATAAAGGAAATATAACTATTGGATTTAATTTTTTATATACAAGAAGGAGTGCAGATGGAGTGAAAGTAAACTCGGAGAAAGAAGATCCTTTGGTGGCTAATTTTCAGGATATTCCTATTGTTAACTTTCAGCCAGCGTTAACACTTTCTATGGGGAAAATAGCAATAGGAGTCTTTTTTGAAGATTTGTTAGATTATAATTTAAAGAAAAATGAGATGGCAACTTCTTTTTCTGATAAAACGTATTCTGCTCACGTTTTATATATCTATGATTTTGAAGGAAAGAAAGGATTGTTCGAAGGAGCTAGTGTACGTACTTTAGGAGTAGCAAGAAAATCAATAGATGGATTTGGTTTTGCTGGAAATCTTCTTTTAGATTTGCCCAAGATAGGTTGGTTGAGAGGAGGATACGATAAAGATAACGGGATTTCGGCAGGTTTAGGAGTTAATTTATCAGATAGATTATCGATTGGTTTTACTTACGAGAAAGGAAATATAGCTGCTACTAATGAAGTTGGTTTAACTTATACGTTTACAAAAACAAGAAGTTCTTCTAGAAGAGTAAAGAGAAGAGTTTCAGGAAATATAGAAATTACATTGCCAAAGAATACCTCACCTATTAAAAAAGAGCCAATATATGAAAATCCAGAACATTATGATTTATCAGATGAAATATTACGAACGCAAGATTCCATAGCAATTTTAAATGAAAAAGTTGAAGAAATACTTAAGTTACTTAAGAATCAACCTAAACAGGTGGAAGTTATTAGAGAAATAAAATCAGTACCTGTTGTAGTTAAAAATGAAGAAAAAGATACCTCGTTAAAAAGACGAAATAACACACCTTGGAGAGAAAAAATGGTTACAAGAGGAGGGGGTAGTGGAGGTACGATGTATTATATCGCTGTAGATCAATTTAGAAGTAAAGAAAATGCAGAGGCATTAGTTGATAGGTCTAAAAGGTTTAAGATAGAAGCTAAGTTAGTTCAAGATCCAAAAACGGAACTTTATTATGTATATATAGATAAATTTGCTAAAAAAGAAGATGCAGAAGAAAAAGTTGAAGAATTTAATGATAAAACAAGGATGCATGAGAACGACTCTTCTGATGACTTGGCAATTCAAATTAAAAAAACATATAAAGACCCCGTATATGTTGTTGAAATAACATTTGAAGATTCTGAGTCAGGGAGTTATAAGGAGCCAAAGAAGCAAGGTCCTGCAAAAGTAAGAAGAATGAAGAGAGAAGGAGATATGGAAGAAGGATACTATCTTGTAGTCAATGTTTTCTCAAAGAAGCCTTATGCAGATAAGTTTATAGATGAATTAAGAAGCGATAATATAGATGCTGATTATTTTATTAATCCTATAACAGGATATATGCATGCATACATATTCAAAACAAATGATAGAAGTGAAGTAATACGTTTGTATAAGAATAATTTAAACAATTCGTATTACGATACAAAGTCCATTATATATGTCAAATAA